The sequence GCGGCTGTTGTACGGCTGCGGGTAGTCCGCCATGCGCTTGCCGTTGATCAGGATCAGGGTGTAACCCGGACCCATGCCGCGCATGTTCAGGAACTGGGCGTTCGGGGTAAAGCCGCTCTGGGTCAGTTCGTTCTGCACGTCGCCGGTGATCTGGCTCAGCGTGGTGAGCGCCTCATAGACGGTGTTGAAGCCTTCCTTCTCGATGTCGGCGGCGGTCAGCACAACGACCGGGGTCGGACCTTCCACGTCGGTGCGCTTGATGCGCGAGCCGGTGACGGTGACCTTGTCGAGGGTGGTGGCGCGTTCGGCCGAAGCGGTGCCGGTCTGGGCGCTGGCGTCCTGCGCGAATGCGGCCGGCGCACTCATCGCGGCCAGCAGGGCGCTGGTCAGAACGGTACGCTTGAATGTGGTTTTGCGAGTCACTTTGGAGAATCCCCTGAATTGGCTAGGATGACAGTTGCTACCGGGCCGGGAACGTCCCGGGAACGGGGAGAGGGCTGAACGGCAGCTGGCTGTGGAGTGAACGTAACATGACTTTAACGACTGGTGCACACTTTCCCAGCAACTTCTGCACAAATTTTTTATAAATAGGCTTGGTCCCACTGAGCCGATAGATGTAACTGGAGACGTGCGCCACCGGTGTACCTTGGCCTGGGCACCTGATCGCAGTGGTCAGGGATACGGGAGCAGGGCGGCCAGCCAGCTGTTCCGCTAGCGGCTGCTACCATTTCCGGCTCCCCATGATGGTTGTAGCCATGTCCCAGCCAACGCCGCGGGTGCCTGCCCGCGCAGTCCAGAACGGGCTGTCTCCGCATCCCCGCATCCGCAACGTCATTGCCGTCGCCTCGGGCAAGGGCGGAGTGGGCAAGTCCACCACGGCGGTCAACCTGGCCGTGGCCTTGGCCGGTCAGGGCGCGCGGGTCGGCGTGCTGGACGCGGACATCTACGGTCCCAGCGTGCCGGCGATGCTCGGCCTGGAGGGACGCCCCGAGAGTCCGGACAACAAGTCGATCGAGCCGATGCGTGCGTTCGGCGTAGAGACCATGTCCATCGGCTTCCTGATCGAGCAGGACACCCCGATGATCTGGCGTGGCCCGATGGCGACCTCGGCGCTGATGCAGCTGTTCAATGACACGCTGTGGGGTGACCTGGACTACCTGCTGATCGATCTCCCGCCAGGCACCGGCGACATCCAGCTGACCCTGTCGCAGAAGATCCCGGTGGCCGGTGCGGTGGTGGTGACCACCCCGCAGGACATCGCCACGCTCGATGCGCGCAAGGCGGTGAAGATGTTCGAGAAGGTCGAGGTGCCGGTGCTGGGCATCGTCGAGAACATGGCCGTGCATACCTGCTCGGGCTGCGGCAAGGTCGAGCACCTGTTCGGCGAGGGCGGTGGCCGGCGCATGGCCGAGCAGTACGGCGTGCCGCTGCTGGGCTCGCTGCCACTGGAGATCGGCATCCGCGAACAGGGCGATGCCGGCACCCCGATCGTGGCCGCCGCGCCGGAGTCGCCGGCAGCGCAGGCGTACCTGTCCGCGGCGCAGCGGCTGGTCGAGGAACTGGGCAAGCGGCCGCGGGCCTCGATCCCGATCAGCGCCAGCCTGCTCTGACGCCGCCCCGTCGTCGCATGCCGGCGTTCCACCGGCAGCGCGGCGCCCGGGCTGTCGGCTAGAATCCGGGGCCCGATGCGCGCCGCCAGCCGGCTGGCGCGCCTTCGGCCCCGACCTTCCGTTTTTTCAGGACCCGTGAATGAGCATCAAGAGCGACCGCTGGATCCGCCGCATGTCCGAACAGCCCAACGGCATGATCGAGCCGTTCGAACCGGGCCAGGTGAAGCAGGTCGACGGCAAGCGCATCGTCAGCTACGGCACTTCCAGCTACGGCTACGACGTGCGCTGCTCGCGCGAGTTCAAGGTGTTCACCAACATCAACTCCACCATCGTCGACCCGAAGAACTTCGATCCGGGCAGCTTCGTCGACATCGTGGGTGATGAGTGCATCATCCCGCCCAATTCGTTCGCGCTGGCACGCACGGTGGAATACTTCCGCATCCCGCGCGACACCCTGGTGGTGTGCCTGGGCAAGAGCACCTACGCCCGCTGCGGGATCATCGTCAACGTGACCCCGCTGGAGCCGGAGTGGGAGGGCCACGTGACGCTGGAGTTCTCCAACACCACGCCGCTGCCGGCGCGCATCTACGCCAACGAGGGCGTGGCGCAGATGCTGTTCTTCCAGTCCGATGCCGACGACATCTGCGAGACCTCGTACCGGGACCGCGGCGGCAAGTACCAGGGCCAGACCGGGGTTACCCTGCCGCGGACCTGACCGTCGCTATTGGTCACGCAAAGAAAAAGGCGCGGATGTCCGCGCCTTTTTCGTTCCAGCAATGTCCGTTACTTGCGCCCGAACAGCAGGCCAATGCCCACGGCCACCAGCAGCGCCGGCCACCACGTGGCGAAAATGCTGCCGATGTTGCCGTTGATCCAGCCCAGGTTCTTTGCCAGGAAAAACAGGCCGACGATGATCAGGATCAGGGCGGCAAACAGGTTGGAACGCATCGGCTTGCGGTGTCCGTGGTGGATGGGGGGCTTATCGTAGCCGCTGGCGCCAGATTTCGACACGCTCGGCCAGCACCTCCGGATCGAAACGCTGTGCCGGTCCCGTTCCCCACACCGGGCCCGGCCAGGCGGCATCGCCTTCGCGGCGGCCGACGATGTGGATATGCAACTGCGGCACGATGTTGCCCAGCGCGCCGATGTTGAGCTTGGTCACGCCGGGCTTCTGCTTGAGGTGGCGGGAGATCTGGTTGATCTCGGCCAGCAGCAGGCGCTGCTGGTCGCCATTGAGGTCGATCCACTCGCTGGCCCCGGACACGCGCGGCACCAGCACGATCCACGGGAAGCGGTCGTCATTCATCAGGCGGATCTGCGACAACGGGCCGTCGGCAATCAGCACGCTGTCGGTGGCAAGGCGGGAATCCAGTTCGAACTCGTTCGTCACTGCTTCGGTCATCGCAGGTTCTCGCTGAGGAAGGTCAGGGTGCGCTCTCGTGCCAGCCGTGCGCTGGGCTCGTGGTAGTGGGGGTCCCCGGCGCGGTTGAACGCGTGCCCGGCCGGGTACTCGAACAGCTGCATCTGCGGCAGCCGCTCGCGGTGCTGCTGTACCGCCTCGGCCGGGATGCTGGGATCCTCGCTGCCGAAGTGGAACATCACGGGAGCCTTTGGCGTCTCGCCGAGGAAAGCGGTATTGCGCGCGCCGTAGTAACTGACCGAGGGCAGCCCCAGGCGGACGGCGGCCAGCAGGGCGATCGTGCCGCCCCAGCAGTAGCCGACCGTGCCGACCTTGCCGGCGGGGGCCAGCACCCGCGCGGCGGCGGCGACGATGTCCAGTGCCGCGTCGGTGCCCAGCGCCTGCACCAGCTCGCGGCCGCGGACCAGGCCGGCGTCGTCGTAGTCCAGCTCGACGTCACGCTCGACCAGGTCGAAGAAGGCCGGTGCCAGCACCTCGAAGCCAGCCCCGGCAAAGCCGTCGGCCACGGCGCGGATATGTGCATTGGCGCCGAACACCTCCTGGATTACCACCAGTGCGGCCCGGGGCGGGGTGGCCGGGGTGGCGTGCCAGGCGGCAACCTGGCCGCGTTCGGTTTCCAGCGTAGTCCAGTGGCCCATGGCTTTTCTCCTGAACAGGGCCCGACATTATCAGACGATGACCATGAGGGGATCGTTGGGCCAGCAGGGCCGCCCGCGCCGGTATAATCGGCCGGCTTCCGGCCCCCGGTCATTCCGATCCCCGGCCCCCAGAACCGCATACCCCATGTCCCAGCTGAACCCCAAAGTCGGCTTCGTCAGCCTTGGCTGTCCGAAGGCGTTGGTCGATTCCGAACGCATCCTCACCCAGCTGCGGGTGGAGGGCTACGACATCGTGCCGTCCTACGATGCCGCCGACGTGGTGGTGGTCAACACCTGTGGCTTCATCGATTCGGCCGTGGCTGAGTCGCTGGATGCCATCGGCGAGGCGATGAACGAGAACGGCAAGGTCATCGTCACCGGCTGCCTGGGCAAGAAGTCGGAAATGATCCGCGAGCAGTACCCGGACGTGCTGTCGGTGTCCGGCCCGCAGGATTACACCAGCGTGATGGAGGCCGTGCATGCGGCCATCCCGCCGCGGCACAACCCCTTCGTGGACCTGGTGCCGGACTACGGCATCAAGCTGACCCCGCGCCACTACGCCTACCTGAAGATTTCCGAAGGATGCAACCACCGCTGCAGCTTCTGCATCATCCCCTCGATGCGCGGCGACCTGGTGTCGCGCCCGGTCGAGGACGTGCTGCGCGAGGCCGAGCGGTTGGTCAAGGGCGGCGTGCGCGAGCTGCTGGTCGTCTCGCAGGACACCTCGGCTTACGGCGTGGACCGCAGGTACGCCCCGGGCACCTGGCGCGGCAAGGAATACGCCACGCGCATGAAGGCGCTGTGCGAGGGGCTGAGCGAGCTCGACGCGTGGACCCGCCTGCACTACGTCTATCCGTACCCACACGTGGATGACGTCGTGCCGTTGATGGCCGAGGGCAGGATCCTTCCCTACCTGGATATTCCGTTCCAGCACGCCAGCCCGCGCATCCTGAAGCTGATGAAGCGCCCGGGTGCGGTGGACAAGACCCTGGAGCGCGTGCTGCGCTGGCGCGAGATCTGTCCGGACATCACCGTGCGTTCGACCTTCATCGTCGGCTTCCCCGGCGAGACCGACGCCGAGTTCGAGGCGATGCTCGACTTCCTTGATGCCGCGCAGCTGGATCGCGTCGGCGCGTTCGCCTATTCGCCGGTGGAAGGGGCAGCGGCCAACGCGCTGCCCGACCCGGTGCCGGAAGCGGTCAAGCAGGAACGCCTGGCCCGCTTCATGGAGAAGCAGGCGCAGATTTCCGCCGCCAAGCTCGAGGCAAAGATCGGCAGCGTGCAGCAGTGCCTGGTCGACGTGATCGAGGACGGCATCGCCGTGGCCCGCTCCAAGGCCGATGCGCCGGAGATCGACGGCCTGGTGCACATCCAGAACGCCGAGGAGATGAAGCTGCAGGCCGGCCAGTTCGTCGACGTGGAAATCACCGACAGCGACGAACATGACCTGTTCGGCGATGCGCTGCCTGCCACGGCTCCGGCCAGCCGCAAGCTGGACCTGGCCGTCCTCTGATCGCAGATGCCGGATGCAGGGTCAGGGCGGCAGCAAGTCGCGCCGCCACGACGCTTCGTTCCGCCCTCCCGCGGCGAGGTTGATCCGGCCTGCTATGCGCATCCGCTGCTGGCGCCATACGCGTGCTGGCATGAGTTGCTGGCGGGGCCGCAATGGCCTGCGGTCGTGGCCCTCGACGCTGCGTTGTCCATCACCGGCAAGCAGCTGGTCGAGCAGGACCATGCGCTGCTGGCTGATGGCCTCCACTACGAGCAGCGCATTGCCGCCGGGCGTATTGCCACCCGTCCGTGCAACTGGCATGACCTGTTCAACGCGCTGGCGTGGGCGCGCTACCCCGCGCTCAAGCACGCGCTCAACGCTCGCCAGTGCAGCGATATCGACCGCGTCGGGCCGCGCCGGCGCACTGCCGCGCAGCAGGCGCTGACCCAGTTCGACGAGAGTGGGCTGGTCGTGCGCGTGGCCGATACCGGCCTGCTGGCAGCCTGGGATGCACACGACTGGCAGCAGCTGTTCGTGTTGCGTGCGCAGGCATGGCGCGACAGCGCGATTTCGGTGGCTGCGGCGTTCGGCCATGCACTGCTTGAGCAGGTGCTGGTGCCGGGGCGGTTGCTGGTCGGCAAGTGCCTGGTGGTCGTGGCCGGTGACGATGCCGCCGCGCTCGAGATCGCAGCCGAGGCGATCCGTTCCGGCAAGGCGTTGAACGCGGCCTCGGAACTGCGGCCGCTGCCGCTGGCCGGTATCCCCGGCTGGCATCCGCGGCAGGATGCGGGCTTTTATGCCGGGCAGGATTACTTCCGGCCGCTGCGCGAGGGACGGACCTATCCGCCGCCGCTGCGATGATCAGGAGTCGTAGCGAACGTCGATGATGCAGAAGCCGGTGCGGCCGCCCGGCAGCTCGACCTCGAACTCGTCGTCGATGCGCTTCTTCAGCAGGGCCCGGGCCAGCGGCGAGTCGATGCTGATCCAGCCCTTGCCGGCATCGGTCTCGTCGGGGCCGACGATGCGGTACAGGTGGGTTTCGCCGCTGTCCACGTTCTCCAGCTCGACCCGTGCGCCGAAGAACACCGCCTGCGGATCGGACGGCGCGGTATCGACCACGCGCAGCGCTTCCAGCCGCTTGCTCAGGTAGCGCACGCGGCGGTCGATCTCGCCCAGCTGCTTCTTGCGGTAGGTGTACTCCGCGTTCTCCGAGCGATCGCCCTCCGCCGCCGCCGCGGCCAGCGCCTTGACCACTTCCGGCCGGCGCACGCGCCACAGCTCGTCCAGCTCGGCCTTGAGCCGGGCATGGCCTTCGGCGGTGATCAGCGCGGTACTTTTTTCGGCAGGGGGACGCCAGCGGCTCATGGATCGACAGGCAACATCAAGGGAACGGAATGGTAGCCGCGCCGGCTTGCACGGGGCCAGCCGATCCCCGAAGCTGCGCGCAGTCTCGACACGGATGTCCACGCATGCTGATCCTCCCGCTGCACAAGCCGCTGACGCTGGCCAACCTGCCGGTGGCCACGCTGCTGCTGGTGATGGCCAACGTGCTGGTGTTCTTCGGCTGGCAGGGCGGTGACGAAGCCCGGCTGCAGGCCGCGCAGCGCCATTACGTGCAGTCAGGCCTGGGCGCACACGAGGTCGATGCCTATCTGCGCTACCTGCGGGCAGATGGCCAGACCCGGGAAGCCGACGAACTGGCGCGGCTCGATCCCGCCACGCGCGTGCAGGCGGTGGGTACCCGTACGCTGACCGACGTGCGTTTCCAGCAGGCGCTGCGTGAGGGGGCGCTGTTCCAGGGCGAGGTCGACCGGCGAGCATGGCAGTCGCTGCGGCCGGCCTACGATCGCCAGCTCGATGAGGTATTCACCCTGCGCCACATGCTGCGCAGTTCGGAATGGTCGCCGTCGCGGATGTTCTCCGCGGCCTTCCTGCACGCCAACCTGGGCCACCTGCTCGGCAACATGCTGTTCCTGGTGGTGCTCGGCCTGCTGCTGGAAGGTGCGGTCGGGCCTTGGCGCCTGTTGCTCGTTTACGGGCTGGGGGCGCTGGGTTCCAGCGCGGCCAGCCTGTTGTGGCGCTGGGGAGAGGCCGGTGGCGGCCTGGGCGCTTCCGGCGCGGTGGCGGCGATGATGGGCGCGTTCTGCGTGGTCTGGGGGCGGAATCCGGTGCGCTTCTTCTACTGGGTCGGCGTCTGGTTCGACTACGTCCGCACGCCGGCGATCTGGCTGCTGCCGGCGTGGCTGGGCTGGGAGATCTACAACCTGCTGGCCAACAGGCACCTGGGCGTGGGCTTCGATGCGCACGCCGGCGGACTGCTCTGTGGTGCTGCGCTCGGCGCGGTACTGGTGCTGACCCGGCAGGTGCGCAACGACTACATGCAGCCCGAGCCCGGCGAGGTGGTCGATGACCGCTGGGAGCGTGCGCAGCGCCACCTCGGGCGCATGGAAAACCGCGAGGCCGAGGAGCTGCTGGCTGCGCTGGCGGACGAACAGCCTCACCGCGCCGACGTGGCGATGGCGCGCCATCGCGCCGCGGCCAACGGCGGCAGGCGCCTGGCCGCCCGGCAACATGCGCTGCAGGTACTGCGGATGCCCGCACACGATGGCGAGACCCGGCGACTGCAGGCTGAAGCCGCCGGCGTGCTGGCCGGCACCCAGCCTCCGCTGGATGTCGACGAAGCCAGTCTGGTGCTGGACACCTGGCTGGCTCTGGGGCGTCTTGAGGAAGCCGAAGCCCTGCTGCTCCAGGGCGCGGAGGTGCTGCCGCGCGAGACGCAGGCCCGGCAGTGGTTCCGGCTGGCCCTGCAGCACGGTGAGCAGAGCCGGGTCGAGTGCCAGTACCGCCTGCTGCAGTCGCTGATCGAACGTTTTCCCGAGCTGCCGCAGGCCGGCAAGGCGCGTTTCCTGCTCGAGCAGGGTTGAGTCGCGGCTGATTCCCCGGCAGGAAGTGCGCCCGCTGCCTTGCAAGGCAGCGGGCGGGGCCATCAGCCGACCGGGGCCTGGATCGCCTTCAGTGCAGCCTTCAGCCGGCGTTGCTGCTCCTCATCCTCGCAGCGCTGCAGCGCCTGCTCCAGCAGTCGCGCAGCCTCGGCGTCACGGCCATGGCGTTCGGAGAGGATCAGCGCGGCCTGCAGTGCCCATTGCGGAGCCTCGGCCGCACGCGGCCACGCCCGCAGCATCGCCCGGAGGGCATCGCTGGCGAGCTGGAACTGGCCGCCAAGGCGCGCACGTTCGGCCAGTTGCATCGCGTACTCGGGCTGGGCCGGGGTGAAGTCCGGATCGGCATCCAGTGCTTCGCGCAGCAGTGCCAGCGCCTTGCGGTCCTGCTTTTCGGTAACCAGGCGGGAGATGTACTGGCGGGTGTGTTCGCGCAGCTCGTCGGGGCGGTCGGCCGTGCGCAGCAGGCGCTGGTAGAGCTCGTGCACGGGCAGGCCGACCGCACGCGAACGTACCGCGCTGCGCAGCACCTGCAGGGCTTCGACCGGATGCCCGTCGCGCACGAACTTCCCCGCCTCGTCCAGCAGCCCCTGGTCCGGATCGAAATGCGACAACGCTTCGGGCGCACCTTCCGGTTCGAAGCCCAGCACCTCGTGGTACTGGTAGACGAGGTAGCCCATCAGGTGGAAGGCGGCGAACAGGCCCCAGATGGTGAAGAAGGTCAGCGCCACGTCGCCGAGGATCGGCGGCAACCACCGGTGTACCCACTCACCCGCCTTCAGTGCGCTGGCCTGGATCACGAACAGCAGCGCGAATGCGGCCAGGTAGGGCGCGCCGATGCGGCCGGCCAGGGTGAGCGAGGTGACCGGGTTGGCAGCCTTGCGCAGGCTGCCATCCATCGCCAGCGAGATAACGCAGCCCGGCTGCAGGAATACCACCAAGGCCAGCGCGGCTATCGCTGCGACTGGCCCCAGGAAGGCGGCGACCAGTCCGACGAAGAAGCCCATCAGCAGGACCAGTGCGATCAGCCGGTACACCGTGCCATCGCTGGAACCCAGGGTGTGCTCGGGCGACTCCATGCGCCCGTTGGCGGTCTCGCGCAGGATCTCGAAGGCGTAGCGGTACACCGCCAGCCAGGTGACCAGTACCAACAGCCAGCCGATGCCCGGGAGCAACCCGGTGAGGGTGCACAGGGTGAGCGCCACCAGCGAGTACAGCGCCGGCCCGCGCACCGGATACAGGGTGATGGCGCGAAGCCGCTGCCAGAATGGTTCGGGCGCGGCCGGTGGCCGCAGCTGCGTGCGCTGGTGTACTGCCATGGTTTCCCCCCCTTGGTCGATGCCCGATTGTGCGGGCATCGCCAAGGGCGCGGCAATGTGCCGCTCAGCGGCGGCCGAAGATCCCGCCGAGGATGCCGCGCACGATCTGGTTGCCGATCTGCGAGCCGTACTTCTTGCCGGTCTTGCCCATCACCGACTCGCCGATCGAACCGCCGATGTTGCGGCCGATCTGCGCGCCGACGTTGCGGGTGGTCTGCTTGGCGACCGACTCGACCACGCCCTGGCGGCGGCCGTTGCCGAACATCAGGTCGCGGAACGCCTTGCCCAGCCCGCCGGATTCCTCGCCCTTCGCCGCCGGCGCATTGGCTTCGGCGGCGAGCTGCTGCGCACGCGCGGCCAGCATCTCTGCGGCCGATTCGCGGTTGACCGCGGTGTCGTAACGCACGCCGACCGGGCTGCCGGAACGTACCTGTGCGCGCTCGGTCTCGGTGATCGAGCCCATCCGGCAGCGCGGCGGGGCAATCATGGTCTCCTGCACCGGCGAGGGCACGCCCTTGTCCTGCAGGGTGGAGACCAGCGCCATGCCGGTGCCCAGCTGCGAGAGCTTGGCGGCCACGTCCAGCTTCGGATTGGGTACGAAGGTCTGCGCGGCGGTGCGCACCGCCTTCTGGTCGCGCGGGGTGTAGGCGCGCAGCGCATGCTGCACGCGGTTGCCGAGCTGGCCGAGGATATTGGCCGGGATGTCGTCGGGGAACTGCGAGCAGAAGTACACGCCCACGCCCTTGGAGCGGATCAGCCGCACCACCTGCTCGATCCGCTGCACCAGCGCCGGCGGCGCGTCGTCGAACAGCAGGTGGGCCTCGTCGAAGATGAAGACCAGCTTGGGCTTCTCCAGGTCGCCCACTTCCGGCAGGGTCTCGAACAGCTCGCTCAGCAGCCACAGCAGGAAGGTGGAATACAGGCGCGGCTTGAGGATCAGCTGGGCGGCGGCGAGGATGCCGATCACGCCGCGGCCGTCATGGTTGACGCGCATGATGTCGGCCAGCTCCAGCGCCGGCTCGCCGAAGAAGCGCTCGCCGCCGTCCTGCGACAGGCGCAGCAGCGCGCGCTGGATCGCCGCCACGGTCTGCGCACTGACCAGGCCGTACTCGACCGAGATCTGCTTGCGCTCGGCGGCGGCCAGGTTGAGCAGGGCGCGCAGGTCGTCAAGGTCCAGCAACAGCAGGCCGCGGTCGTCGGCCAGCTTGAATACGATGTCCAGCACGCCGGCCTGGGTGTCATTGAGTTCGAGGATGCGGGCCAGCAGGGTCGGGCCCATCTCGCTGACCGTGGTGCGCACCGGATGGCCAAGCTGGCCGTACAGGTCCCAGAAGATGGTCGGGCTGGCCGACGGTGCGTAGTCGGATACACCGATTTCGGCCGCACGTTGCAGCAGCTTGTCGCCGCCGTCGCCGGCTACCGCCAGTCCGGCCACGTCGCCCTTCACGTCGGCCAGGAACACCGGCACGCCGATCCGCGAGAAGCCTTCGGCCAGGGTCATCAGGGTGACGGTCTTGCCGGTACCGGTGGCGCCGGCGACCAGCCCGTGGCGGTTGCCGAAGCGGGGAAGCAGGGTGACCGCGACGTCGTCGGTGATGCCTTTGCCGAGCAGGATGGGATCCATTGATGGGCTCTTGGTGAGGTGGCCGGATTCTAACGAGCGACTGTATCGCGGTGCTGGCGTCCTTGCCCGTGGCGCGAGGGGAGGGCTACCCTGCCGGTTCTTCCGAGCATGTTGTGGCTGATGTCCCTTTCCTTCCTGATTGCCCGCAGCTGGCCGGTCCTGGTTGCCGCCTCGCTGCTGTCCGCGGCCCCGGCCGCCCACGCACAGCGCGTCTCGGCGCGAGACCGCGAGAAGATCGAAGCCCTCGAGCAGCGGATGGCCGCCGCCGAAAAGCGTTTCACCGAGGCCCAGCTGCTGGTCGCCAACGCCGACCCCAAGGGCACTGCCGAAGCCGATGCCGCACTGGAGGACATGGAAGACGTCATCAGCGCCTGCATCGCCCAGCGCGGCTGCCAGGTCGGCAGCCTGCTGGTGACCTACAAGCGGCTGCTCAAGCGTGACACCGACGGCGTGGCTGCGGCCGATGAGGGCGAGGAAGGGCGGCCGCTGGAGGCCGACCCGGATCACGTCGCCCCGCTGGAAGCCGACGTGCCGGAGGCCGCGCGCGCCGCGGCCCTGCTCAACGACCATCGCCACGCCTTCGACGAGATGGTCGAGTACAACCCGGCCGTCCAGGCCGGCATCCGCCGCTGGCTGACCGACATGCGCCCGGCGCTGCTGACCAGCTACGAGAACTACATGAACCTGCGCCCGGTGATGTGGCCGGAGTGGGAGAAGCGCGGCCTGCCCGAGGCGCTGCTGTTCGGGATCATGGCCAAGGAATCCAACGGCCGCGTGCATGCCAGCTCGCGCGCCGGTGCCGCTGGCCTGATGCAATTCATGCCGGCCACCGGTCGCCGCTTTGGCCTGGGTCCGGACGGCACCGGCTTTGACACCCGCTTCGATCCGCGCAGCGCGGCCGAGGGCAGTGCGGCCTACATGAACGAGCGCATGGCCCAGCTCAACCGCAACATCGAGATGGCGCTGGCGGCCTACAACGGCGGCGAGGGCCGCGCCGCACGTGTGTTCCGCGACAGCGGCGGCCAGAGCTTCTGGACCGACTTCGTCTACAACCAGTTCCCCGGCGAAACCAAGGACTACGTGCCGATGGTGATCGCCGCGGCCTGGATCTTCCTGCACCCGCAGCAGTACGGCGTGGAGTTCCCGAAGATCAACGCGCAGCCGGCGACGATCAGGCTGGCCAAGTCGACCACGATCTACGAACTGACCATCTGCCTGGGCAGCGCCGGTACCCGCGACGGCCACATGCGCGCGCTGCGCAACCTCAACCCGCGTTACGAGGCCGACGGCTGGATCCCGGCCGGCACGGTGATCAATGCCACCACCCGCATCGCCGGCCTGTACAACCGCTACTGCGTTTCCGGTCCGCGCGCGGACCTGGCCCGCACCCTGATCACCGCCGACCTCAATGCCGCGATCAAGCGTCCGCAGGCCTCGGCCTACAGCGGCGTCGTGGCGGTGGGCGACATGCAGTCGATGGCCGGCAACGCCGCAGCCACGCCTGCTCCGGCAAGGCCTGCGCCGCGTCCGGCCCCGCGCCCGGCGCCCCTGCGCAGCTACAAGGTGGTCAAGGGCGACACCCTGGGCCGCATTGCCTCCAAGTTCGAGTGCTCGGTCCCTGAACTGGCCCGCGCCAACGGCCTGCGTGCACCGGCCTATGCGCTCAAGCTGGGCCAGAGCCTGAAGCTGGAAGGCTGCAGGAAGCGCTGAGCCTCACTTGGCTGGCAAGCAAAGGCCGCCTTCGGGCGGCCTTTGTCGTTGCGGCGTATCGCAGCAGTGGATGCAGAAAGGCCGCCATCCGGCGGCCTTTTCTGGTCCTTCAATGGCGGCGCTTACTTCAACCGCGCC is a genomic window of Stenotrophomonas sp. Marseille-Q4652 containing:
- a CDS encoding HIT family protein, which translates into the protein MTEAVTNEFELDSRLATDSVLIADGPLSQIRLMNDDRFPWIVLVPRVSGASEWIDLNGDQQRLLLAEINQISRHLKQKPGVTKLNIGALGNIVPQLHIHIVGRREGDAAWPGPVWGTGPAQRFDPEVLAERVEIWRQRLR
- a CDS encoding DUF5668 domain-containing protein, which encodes MRSNLFAALILIIVGLFFLAKNLGWINGNIGSIFATWWPALLVAVGIGLLFGRK
- the dcd gene encoding dCTP deaminase — its product is MSIKSDRWIRRMSEQPNGMIEPFEPGQVKQVDGKRIVSYGTSSYGYDVRCSREFKVFTNINSTIVDPKNFDPGSFVDIVGDECIIPPNSFALARTVEYFRIPRDTLVVCLGKSTYARCGIIVNVTPLEPEWEGHVTLEFSNTTPLPARIYANEGVAQMLFFQSDADDICETSYRDRGGKYQGQTGVTLPRT
- the rimO gene encoding 30S ribosomal protein S12 methylthiotransferase RimO, with the protein product MSQLNPKVGFVSLGCPKALVDSERILTQLRVEGYDIVPSYDAADVVVVNTCGFIDSAVAESLDAIGEAMNENGKVIVTGCLGKKSEMIREQYPDVLSVSGPQDYTSVMEAVHAAIPPRHNPFVDLVPDYGIKLTPRHYAYLKISEGCNHRCSFCIIPSMRGDLVSRPVEDVLREAERLVKGGVRELLVVSQDTSAYGVDRRYAPGTWRGKEYATRMKALCEGLSELDAWTRLHYVYPYPHVDDVVPLMAEGRILPYLDIPFQHASPRILKLMKRPGAVDKTLERVLRWREICPDITVRSTFIVGFPGETDAEFEAMLDFLDAAQLDRVGAFAYSPVEGAAANALPDPVPEAVKQERLARFMEKQAQISAAKLEAKIGSVQQCLVDVIEDGIAVARSKADAPEIDGLVHIQNAEEMKLQAGQFVDVEITDSDEHDLFGDALPATAPASRKLDLAVL
- a CDS encoding rhomboid family intramembrane serine protease, giving the protein MLILPLHKPLTLANLPVATLLLVMANVLVFFGWQGGDEARLQAAQRHYVQSGLGAHEVDAYLRYLRADGQTREADELARLDPATRVQAVGTRTLTDVRFQQALREGALFQGEVDRRAWQSLRPAYDRQLDEVFTLRHMLRSSEWSPSRMFSAAFLHANLGHLLGNMLFLVVLGLLLEGAVGPWRLLLVYGLGALGSSAASLLWRWGEAGGGLGASGAVAAMMGAFCVVWGRNPVRFFYWVGVWFDYVRTPAIWLLPAWLGWEIYNLLANRHLGVGFDAHAGGLLCGAALGAVLVLTRQVRNDYMQPEPGEVVDDRWERAQRHLGRMENREAEELLAALADEQPHRADVAMARHRAAANGGRRLAARQHALQVLRMPAHDGETRRLQAEAAGVLAGTQPPLDVDEASLVLDTWLALGRLEEAEALLLQGAEVLPRETQARQWFRLALQHGEQSRVECQYRLLQSLIERFPELPQAGKARFLLEQG
- the greB gene encoding transcription elongation factor GreB, with product MSRWRPPAEKSTALITAEGHARLKAELDELWRVRRPEVVKALAAAAAEGDRSENAEYTYRKKQLGEIDRRVRYLSKRLEALRVVDTAPSDPQAVFFGARVELENVDSGETHLYRIVGPDETDAGKGWISIDSPLARALLKKRIDDEFEVELPGGRTGFCIIDVRYDS
- a CDS encoding DUF3025 domain-containing protein; the protein is MPDAGSGRQQVAPPRRFVPPSRGEVDPACYAHPLLAPYACWHELLAGPQWPAVVALDAALSITGKQLVEQDHALLADGLHYEQRIAAGRIATRPCNWHDLFNALAWARYPALKHALNARQCSDIDRVGPRRRTAAQQALTQFDESGLVVRVADTGLLAAWDAHDWQQLFVLRAQAWRDSAISVAAAFGHALLEQVLVPGRLLVGKCLVVVAGDDAAALEIAAEAIRSGKALNAASELRPLPLAGIPGWHPRQDAGFYAGQDYFRPLREGRTYPPPLR
- a CDS encoding dienelactone hydrolase family protein, which gives rise to MGHWTTLETERGQVAAWHATPATPPRAALVVIQEVFGANAHIRAVADGFAGAGFEVLAPAFFDLVERDVELDYDDAGLVRGRELVQALGTDAALDIVAAAARVLAPAGKVGTVGYCWGGTIALLAAVRLGLPSVSYYGARNTAFLGETPKAPVMFHFGSEDPSIPAEAVQQHRERLPQMQLFEYPAGHAFNRAGDPHYHEPSARLARERTLTFLSENLR
- the apbC gene encoding iron-sulfur cluster carrier protein ApbC, with the translated sequence MSQPTPRVPARAVQNGLSPHPRIRNVIAVASGKGGVGKSTTAVNLAVALAGQGARVGVLDADIYGPSVPAMLGLEGRPESPDNKSIEPMRAFGVETMSIGFLIEQDTPMIWRGPMATSALMQLFNDTLWGDLDYLLIDLPPGTGDIQLTLSQKIPVAGAVVVTTPQDIATLDARKAVKMFEKVEVPVLGIVENMAVHTCSGCGKVEHLFGEGGGRRMAEQYGVPLLGSLPLEIGIREQGDAGTPIVAAAPESPAAQAYLSAAQRLVEELGKRPRASIPISASLL